A single Cellulomonas sp. SLBN-39 DNA region contains:
- a CDS encoding M23 family metallopeptidase, translated as MWGGGTRVDHPSGSGSYFAIDFNRSGDEGDIVVASAAGRVTVAGGGTYNTVIIDHGDGWTSRYLHMSVVLVTAGSYVEKGDDIGRVGDVGSVGARHLHYEQRLNGVLQPTSFHGVATGLTPVNTVKNPLIFTSQNCQPVVNPVVVTAGFYRVPDGTVYQVTGGAAYALSAAEYATLGSPVFTDVAADALEGFGTIPESGTFMRDPSTQTIYLIVGKTRYALNSEEYASLGRPPAADSAYRFIRKAPEAPVQGRAYVKTPTSDQVFQMIGGARYALSADEYATLGRPEVQVVPSGLIKRTTLEAPTTAVVMKSMSSGAIYQIVGGTRYELSNAEYVDLGNPPVYLAPSAFISRAPNTKVGGVLFLRSSANGQRYQVVDGVRYPLTDEEWAALGSPTTTKVPSGLLQRTASGAPNGPGLLRSVTTGALYQVLGGARFPLSDSDVAALDDPSFTDVPSLFLQKAPTGLPAGSWYVVNPATGDMYALVDGVKTALTPSEYEALGSPALVPVAPGWLAKIADA; from the coding sequence GTGTGGGGTGGTGGCACGCGGGTCGACCATCCTTCCGGTAGCGGGTCATATTTTGCGATCGACTTCAACCGGTCTGGCGACGAGGGCGATATCGTCGTAGCCAGCGCCGCCGGAAGGGTCACGGTTGCCGGGGGCGGCACCTACAACACCGTGATCATTGACCATGGTGACGGGTGGACGAGTCGGTATCTCCACATGTCTGTCGTTCTCGTCACGGCCGGCAGCTACGTGGAGAAGGGTGATGACATCGGACGCGTAGGTGACGTCGGCTCCGTCGGTGCGAGGCACCTGCACTACGAGCAGAGACTCAACGGAGTTCTCCAGCCGACAAGCTTCCACGGTGTCGCCACAGGACTCACGCCCGTCAACACTGTCAAGAACCCCCTCATCTTCACGAGCCAGAACTGCCAGCCGGTCGTGAACCCGGTGGTCGTCACTGCCGGCTTCTACCGGGTGCCTGACGGGACTGTCTATCAGGTCACCGGCGGTGCCGCCTACGCGCTCAGTGCTGCTGAATATGCAACACTCGGCAGCCCGGTTTTCACCGATGTCGCGGCTGACGCTCTCGAAGGCTTTGGTACGATCCCGGAGAGTGGCACATTCATGAGGGATCCTTCGACCCAGACGATCTACCTGATCGTGGGGAAGACGCGCTACGCGCTGAACAGTGAAGAATACGCCAGCCTTGGCCGGCCTCCGGCAGCGGACTCCGCGTACCGGTTTATCCGGAAGGCTCCGGAGGCCCCGGTCCAAGGCAGGGCTTACGTCAAGACCCCGACCAGCGATCAGGTGTTCCAGATGATCGGCGGCGCCCGGTACGCGCTCAGCGCCGACGAGTACGCCACTCTGGGACGGCCCGAAGTTCAGGTCGTGCCGTCCGGGCTGATCAAGCGGACGACGCTGGAGGCCCCCACCACTGCGGTCGTGATGAAGAGCATGTCCTCCGGAGCGATCTATCAGATCGTGGGGGGAACTCGCTACGAGCTCTCGAACGCTGAGTACGTGGACCTGGGGAACCCTCCGGTCTACCTCGCACCGTCGGCCTTCATCTCGCGGGCGCCCAACACGAAGGTCGGAGGAGTTCTCTTCCTCAGGAGCTCCGCCAATGGGCAGCGCTATCAGGTGGTCGACGGCGTCCGGTACCCGCTCACCGACGAAGAGTGGGCAGCACTCGGCTCGCCGACGACGACGAAGGTGCCTTCCGGGCTCTTGCAGCGTACGGCGAGCGGCGCCCCGAACGGACCGGGTCTGCTCCGGAGCGTCACGACCGGTGCCCTGTACCAGGTCCTCGGTGGGGCACGCTTCCCGCTCTCGGACTCCGACGTCGCGGCACTGGACGACCCGTCGTTCACAGACGTGCCGTCTCTCTTCCTCCAGAAGGCTCCGACCGGACTCCCGGCGGGTTCGTGGTACGTCGTCAACCCCGCCACCGGCGACATGTACGCACTAGTTGACGGGGTCAAGACCGCTCTCACCCCGAGCGAGTACGAGGCGCTGGGCTCACCTGCGCTCGTCCCGGTCGCCCCGGGATGGCTGGCGAAGATCGCCGACGCGTAG
- a CDS encoding septum formation family protein yields the protein MTSPVRRTALLSVTALALVATLSGCGSILDQVLGQAPPPAQRDEPGGEVTASADADVFTLALGDCLDYRAVEEQTELTTLPIVPCADEHDSEVYAEKTLTQEEFDDLDTVAASYCYDQFALFVGVPLEESELTYSYFFPTPTSWEQGDDVLQCLVITPDGKPTTGTLEGAAR from the coding sequence GTGACCTCCCCCGTGCGCCGCACCGCGCTCCTGTCCGTGACCGCCCTCGCCCTCGTCGCCACCCTGTCCGGCTGCGGATCGATCCTCGACCAGGTGCTCGGCCAGGCGCCCCCGCCGGCCCAGCGCGACGAGCCGGGCGGCGAGGTCACCGCCTCCGCCGACGCCGACGTGTTCACGCTCGCCCTGGGCGACTGCCTCGACTACCGCGCCGTCGAGGAGCAGACCGAGCTGACGACGCTGCCGATCGTGCCGTGCGCGGACGAGCACGACTCCGAGGTCTACGCGGAGAAGACGCTCACGCAGGAGGAGTTCGACGACCTCGACACCGTCGCGGCCTCGTACTGCTACGACCAGTTCGCCCTCTTCGTGGGCGTCCCCCTGGAGGAGTCGGAGCTCACCTACTCCTACTTCTTCCCCACCCCCACGAGCTGGGAGCAGGGCGACGACGTCCTCCAGTGCCTGGTCATCACCCCCGACGGCAAGCCGACCACGGGCACCCTCGAGGGCGCCGCCCGCTGA